In Lolium rigidum isolate FL_2022 chromosome 3, APGP_CSIRO_Lrig_0.1, whole genome shotgun sequence, the genomic window GTAAAATCGGCAGGAGGATTGGGGGGCGAGGTTGAACCTGGTAGAATGACATTCCCTTCTTCGCCGGGAATCAGGCCGAGGCTGCGTTCcttcttctcatcacgcttcgaCATTGTCGAAGCGGGCCAGTCACCGGGGGCGTCCTTGGTGGTAGCAGCGGAAGCCTCCGGTGAGACTTTCTTCATCGCAGCAACGGAGATCTTGGGGCCGGTGGCGCTCGTAGCAATGCTGGCGGCGGTggtgcccttcttcttcaccatcttgaAATATCTTCGAAGTTGGCGGAGATTGAAGTACGACGATGGTGGCGGCACATCATTTGTGAGATGCAagaacagaggaggaagaaagcagTAGAAGCAAGAAGGAAGAAAGTAAAATATGTGTCTTTCCTTATAAAGGGGAAAGTTGCCAAGGGTTTGATCTAGAGGATATGTGCCATAAGCATTGGACACGGATCTAGGTTGCCGCGTGTCATGATAGCACTTACACCAAAGGACGATTATCTCCACTACGCGCCAGAATCGAGGAGACACCTCGGTCAACGTGCAAGGaccagtcatttcctaactgaccgcgtAGATATAGGGTGTGCCCGTTAGGTCATGTCATGTCAATCGAACCGCCGCAGAGGCCACATCACTGATGATGTCGTCAAAAGTATCGACTCCTCATTTGTGAAGCATCCGAAGGAATCTATAGCGttgggttgctcgacttgagtctacgcacggttgcaagcatccgtccctaaactcgggggctactcccatcgggagcgttggacgtgcacccgataaaaactACTGAAGACGAAGGAAAATGAACCCGAAGTTTTCAGAAGATCCAGGATCGAGCCTAGGGACTTGATCCTGAGTAGagtaacattgttttgccatcggcagttaactagcATCGATTTATTGAGTAAGACTGGGCACGTTACTTCtatcccttacgtactatcatATTAAATGACTTCGCGCGAAGTTTTAGAAGACCCGATATAtaaaaagatatcggatgatgAAGGTAATTCGGAAAGTATCGGTGTcagaatcttcgagtagtacaactagaGTCTACGCacagttgcaagcatccgtccctagactcggggactactcccatcgggagcactggacaTGCACCCGATATCAAGCAGTTTCGACTTCAAAATAATGAAGAAGGATCAAGTCTTTTCGACAGCTATGGATATTCAGATGAAGGCAAttatagtccctgcccgaagctttccttcggccagtcactcggggtctACTGATGtgagcattacccttcgggtaaccaacattagactacctcctccggcccaaccaggagcccatgaagattgcccaacaaCCAAGGTGGGCCTATACGTCGGTTCCAGTGAAGGAGACTTACCCAAAGAAGGAtttttgatgaacaaggcaagaagatgctatacaaggaaagattagaatagatctatttgtaacctagtcgagtccggacagaactctctggacctggcctgctatataaaggccagcagagggtctgccgagacacaacttcaacatgtagattcaccgcaagtcaagagctagagccctagaatcttagcctctcgacgagacaaCCACCATAGCCTATCAGCTACCCCATTGTaccccgatatattcgataatcaagatcagataagcatgaagtaagggttttacctcatcgagggccctgaacctggctaAATATCTCTCCCCGTttatttggtatccgatgtctcgtgtcagcatgcaagattccatcaaccctaagcccctcatggtgggcattaccgGAGAGCACCCTCGTCAGGAGGCCTCCAGCTTGATTAGCGGCGCGCCTCTAGCGGGTacggccgcggcggcgcggcgcctcgtggcggccaggtccagcagccgccgctgctgctccgcttcCTCCCTCTCCCAGTCCTGCCTGGACCAGGCGAGCGCCGCGTCCATCGGTAGGACGTTGTCGGCCGGCACGAGGTCTTGGAGAGACCTCACGATCGCCTCGCAGACCACCGCGTCCTCGGCCcccgcggcctcctcggcggcgaGGTCAGACGCAGCTGCCACCGCCGCGTCCTCCTTTTTCGGCTTCCTCTTGCGGCCACGCGGCGGTGACGAATAGGCACGTGcccctcgcggatgacgagggtgccgctgctgcgccctatggtcggcggtggcgacgccgaTTCCTTCTTCACCGtcgtcctcggcgtcgctgcTGGAGGAGCCGATCCGCAGCTGCGCGTCGCAGACCTTGACGCCGAGCCCGACAAGCACGACGACGCCATGCGCCTAGGCATCCAGGAGCTTCTGTATCAGCGCGACACGGAAGgcaccgccgccggcggcggcatccctagGATGGGGTAGTTGCCGCCCCCGATGTGCacgagcacattctcgagggtgcaGCCCGGTGGGCTCCACcagcggcggtggccggcggcgttgttgcgcgcgggAGGAGGGGAGGACCGTCGTATGCGGCAAGCTCTCGTTCGTACCTGCGATGGAAGAACTCGTTCCACGCGACGTAGTTGTCGGGGAAGTATCACGGCTCGGCGCGCTGCTCGTCGCTGAGGGTGACGAGCACGGCGTCGATCTCGGCGTCATGGGCGTCGCCTCCCACTGGCGGCGGTGGGATCGGGATGCcccccgcgctcaggcgccatcctccgcgcgcgcggaagtccggcagcgccgggtagcccgccatgtgcaGAAGCCTTGCCTCCCACTGGTGTAGAGAACGTCGGCCGAAGCCGCTGTTCGCCGCGCTGTCGTCACAACCCGCCATTGCTCGCTTGAGGAGGATTGGAGAGAGAAGACTGGGATGGGGAGAGAagggagacggcggtggtgaATGCTGCCATACGCGGtagttccgcgataaatagagggagccGCGTGTGAATTCGAGGCGACGTCATTAACTCGCCGCTTGGAAGCTATGCGTCCAGCGAAGACTGACCGGCAGCAGGCTTTTACAgcacgcggaagacgatgcgatgaggacgacgatcgtctTTTTCGCCGATAAGTTGGGGCCTGTTCGgatgaaaaaaaaaaaaggctgcCAGGGGCCTCGTCACGagactgctggagatgctcttaccaacGGATTTCATGTCATGAAACGATGTTGTGTGTCAACACGTGTCCGTTCTCCCGTCCCCGACCTGCTCCATCCGTCCCCAGCTCGGCTCAGCAGTCAGCACGGCTCGGCTGGTGAGCGTGTGGGCGCCGTCCGACACGTGGTCACCCTCCGCGCCCATGTAGGCGCCTCCCCCTAATTATCTACGCCCCACTTGCGACACTAACTAATCCTACATTAACGGGCAAGTGGGCGGAGAAAGGAGAAAATGATTAGTAGGCGGACACGTCCCTCCTGTCTCCCTCCCCTGCTCCTCCCACCAATCTCACACGGACACAGAGATCTGCCCTGATTGCTGCTTCCCTTCTTCTTATCTCCTTGAGACCCATTTCCTCCAATCTACTACACTATCCTAGCATATCTCTCGTTCGATTCCGCTGGGCAAAGCGAATCCACTCGACTTCCCTGCCCCATTCTTCCCTCCGCATGAATtgccatcttctgcaacaactaatCGACCGCGTCGTGCTGTTCGGTTTGCCTAAGAGCTTGGATGCGAGTTCTTGGCAGCTCTAGCCATGGTTTCCGTTCAACGCACCACTTCATGACTGTCCGGCCGGCACCTCCCTGCTTCGGAACTGCAAGAGGGTGGTGAGGATCTTTGAGGGAGAGTTCGTGGAACAGAGCGACGCTTTCTTGCTGGTGCTGCTCCCCATGGCTTCGAGGGACTTTCTTGGCGtcttcggcggcagcggcggcggcgggaaggtGGCGCCGCCTGAGGAGGGCGGGAGCACGGAGGGCGGCGAGTCGGACGAGATCGACCTCGGCCTGGGCCTGTCGCTCGGCCTGGGGCTCTCCCTCGGCGGCCGCTTCGGCACCGACCGCTCCCCGGACGCCAAGCGCCCGCGCCTGGCGCGCTCCGCGTCCATCGCCTCCGCCTGCTCCGTCTCCCTCGCCGACGCCGAcggagacggcgacggcgacccCTCCCCGGCCTCGCCGCTGCAGCTGCTGCGGACCAGCTCGCTGCCCACGGACACCGAGGAGGAGCGCTGGCGCCGCCGGGAGATGCAGAGCCGACGGCGCCTCGAGGCGCGCCGGAAGATGCTCGGGAGGAGGAGCTCCGTGGGGTCCTCCTCAGTGCCTGCGAAGCCAGCCAAGGAGGACGTGGCCGGCGCCGACGCCGTTAACGGGATGCAGCTCAGGAGGTCAACCGGGTCGCAGGGGAGCAGCTCCGCAAACCAGCAGCTGCAGCAGGAGCAAGGTATGCActcgctctttttttttttgttgttcacTAAGTTTGCTGTTGATTGTTCCTGATGCATCTTGAAATTCCAACCTGCTCAATACTGGCCATGTGTGGCCAGATTTGGGCTGGTTCAAGTTGCAACCTGTCAACCATGCTTCAGCATACTAAATTTGGCTAACAACAACATATCCGCAATTGCAAGATGCCGCCCTAGTTTGAAAACCATGCGGTCAAGCAGTAATAATGACTAGAGAGAGCTTGGAGGACCAGAGTCATCAACAATAAGCTAGAAATACACAAATATTGACTCATTTCCTCCTACTAACTCTAGTTGTATTTTGGATATTGGTATTGCCAAATTTTGAGTACCAGATTTGAGTCTAGCTCTGCACATAGATGTACAACGATATAATGGGGTTCTGACTCCCGGTGTGTCGCTAGCTAGTGGCGAAGATTTGATTAGTGAGATAAGTTTAATGACATGAATGTTTGTCAGATACTGAATTATGCTTCTCTTCATCCGTGGGTGGGCTATTTTGGAACCCGTTTTATTATCTTCATGTTTGGTCGCATCCTTGTATCATACAACTGCGAATGTGTGATCTGGTGTGCTTCAACTTTCTTTGTACAGTCTGCTACCCCATGACAAATATTGCTACCCAGGGAATATTAGTCTAGTGCTCATAATCACCCAGAGTCCTCGAACTAGGGTAGTGACATAACACCTCAAAATTCCTCTAATGGCTATAGGACAAACAAAAAAGTTGATCCATACAATCAAATTTAAACCATATACCCAGTATGGAGAATGCATGAATCACAAGCTTGATAATGATATCAAATGCTGGTAGTGCACTATTATTATGCATATACTCTGGTTTAGTGGTCGAACACAATGTTATGAATTCGTGAGTGTTACTTTTGCAATGCCTAGGGCCCAAATTTACGAAAGGTTGTCCTTACTGAGGGCTATCGTGGACCACGTATGCTAGTGACTCACACGTGCTTTCATACTACTTCACCTGAAGACGTTAACCCCGAGTGCTTAACCAGTTTAAAACCCACCACTACCACACGTAAACAACGCAAGCCACCTCCAGATTGAGTCGGGTGTCCAGtttttcttttggtttcttgtcttTCAGGTGTTCGTGGCTCAAATAGGTTTTTCCTTCAATTATTTTGTCTCCAACACCTCAGTGTAAAGAAAAAGGAAGTTTGCAAACTTTGTTGTACTAGACAAAGGTGAACTTATATGCAGAATAACTTATCGGACTGTAGTTGCGTACTAAAGCTAACAGAAAGAGTCTAAATCTGGACTTACCTAAGCAACCTCCAAGCACAAAAACCCATCTTATGGATTTATAGGTAGTGATCTTGGTTTTTGCCATATGCTGATTACCAGGCACTtggattctctctctctctctccatggtAGGAACCACCATGCCTGTCACCACTGATCCACCCTATGCCATGACCTTTTGTTCGCTTCCTATGTTCATAGCGGCCATGGCTCCTCGTTAGTTCTGACCTTAGAATCCTCTGGGTGGGCATATGGCCTATCAGAACTTGGAGATAAGAGTTATTCTTAAAACTGTGTCCTTGATTCCTCCCTTTTTACCTTTGAGGTTACACAAACCTGGTCAGTTACAACTTCAAGCATAGTTAATGTTAAGTACTTCTACCGGTACTGTTAATGTGCCATATGccgctattcgcaaaaaaaaaaaaaatgtgccATATGCCGCTTTCCTTCATGAACTACAAAAGTATGCATCCCCAGCGACTGACGCTTAATCTTGAAAATTCTGAGCTTTAAGCTTACATGTACTATATCGATGTCTATCTATTTGTATTACCAAAACGATTGCAAGGAAATATAGATAGAAAAGAAAGGGATTGTTCTGTAAAAAAGGATGGAATGGCTGATTAAAAATGGATCTAAAGTAGGGCGTTTTATGCAATGTGCCAAACTCCTTGCACAAATCTCAAAGCTGGATTGTTGTAGTAGTCCATGTGAAGACTGGGTCATACAAAAGCAGAAAGAATAGATAATCAATCTGGTGCAGCATAAATTGGTCTCTTAGTTTCTGCTTGCATGTGCTCATCAAGGAAACTCAAATTTTATTCTTGTGTTCTCAGGTGTTGACAAAAGTGCAGTCTGCCAGTCAACAGACGATAGGAGTTCAACCAATGAAAATACAAATCAAAACATTGTGATTCCTCctccagcaacagcagcagcagctgggaGGCCAACAAACAGCGCGATGCCAGAGCAGCCTCCATTGAGGACGCTTGGGTCCTTGACAACAATGAGGACAAGCAGCACTAGCGACATGAAGAAGTGCATGATGGAGGACATGCCGATGGTCTCTTCCAAAGTCGAAGGGCCTGGCGGAAAGAAGATAGATGGCTTCCTATACAGGTATAAGAAAGGCGGCGAGGGCGTCAGGATAGTTTGCGTCTGCCATGGTAGCTTCCTCACCCCTGCAGAGTTT contains:
- the LOC124703146 gene encoding ninja-family protein Os03g0419100-like, with product MASRDFLGVFGGSGGGGKVAPPEEGGSTEGGESDEIDLGLGLSLGLGLSLGGRFGTDRSPDAKRPRLARSASIASACSVSLADADGDGDGDPSPASPLQLLRTSSLPTDTEEERWRRREMQSRRRLEARRKMLGRRSSVGSSSVPAKPAKEDVAGADAVNGMQLRRSTGSQGSSSANQQLQQEQGVDKSAVCQSTDDRSSTNENTNQNIVIPPPATAAAAGRPTNSAMPEQPPLRTLGSLTTMRTSSTSDMKKCMMEDMPMVSSKVEGPGGKKIDGFLYRYKKGGEGVRIVCVCHGSFLTPAEFVKHAGGGDVSNPLRHIVVNPAPSAFL